A portion of the Luxibacter massiliensis genome contains these proteins:
- a CDS encoding L-fucose isomerase, translating into MAKSRLIGDYPVIGIRPTIDGRRGVLKVRESLEDQTMNMAKSAAKLFEENLKYSNGEPVKVVIADTTIGRVAEAAACADKFKKEGVDITLTVTPCWCYGAETMDMDPQTIKAVWGFNGTERPGAVYLASVLATHAQKGLPAFGIYGHDVQEADNTEIPCDVREKLLRFGRAAVAAATMRGKSYLQIGSICMGIGGSIIDPAFIEEYLGMRVESVDEVEIIRRMTEGIYDEEEYKKALAWTKEKCKEGFDKNPEEFQKSREAKDSDWEFVVKMMCIIKDLMNGNDNLPEGCEEEKVGHNALAAGFQGQRQWTDFYPNCDFPEAMLNTSFDWNGAREPYILATENDVLNGLGMMFSKLLTNSAQIFADVRTYWSPEAVKKATGGYELEGKAKEAAGFIHLINSGAACLDANGQAKDADGNGCMKPWYEVTEADQDAIMNATTWNYADLGYFRGGGYSSRFVTEAEMPVTMIRLNLVKNLGPMLQIAEGWTVKLPEEVTDVLWKRTDYTWPCTWFAPRVTGEGAFATAYDVMNNWGANHGAISYGHIGADLITLCSILRIPVAMHNVPEEKIFRPASWNAFGQDKEGQDFRACQAYGPLYKSIR; encoded by the coding sequence ATGGCAAAATCAAGACTCATCGGGGACTATCCAGTAATCGGAATCAGGCCTACAATTGACGGAAGAAGAGGCGTCCTCAAGGTTCGCGAATCTCTGGAAGACCAGACCATGAACATGGCTAAATCAGCCGCAAAACTTTTTGAGGAGAACTTAAAATATTCTAACGGCGAGCCGGTTAAGGTAGTCATTGCCGATACAACAATCGGCCGTGTGGCTGAGGCTGCCGCTTGTGCAGATAAGTTTAAAAAAGAAGGGGTTGATATTACATTGACTGTAACTCCATGCTGGTGCTATGGAGCTGAGACAATGGATATGGATCCCCAGACAATCAAGGCAGTATGGGGATTTAATGGAACAGAGAGGCCGGGAGCTGTTTATCTTGCTTCTGTCCTGGCTACACATGCGCAGAAAGGCCTTCCTGCATTTGGTATTTATGGACATGATGTACAGGAAGCTGACAACACAGAGATCCCATGTGATGTAAGAGAAAAGCTGCTGAGATTCGGACGTGCTGCTGTTGCCGCTGCAACCATGAGAGGTAAATCCTACCTGCAGATTGGATCTATCTGTATGGGAATCGGCGGATCTATTATTGACCCTGCATTTATCGAAGAATATTTGGGCATGCGTGTAGAATCTGTTGACGAGGTAGAAATCATCCGCCGTATGACAGAAGGCATTTACGATGAGGAAGAATACAAGAAAGCGCTGGCATGGACAAAAGAGAAATGCAAAGAAGGCTTTGACAAGAATCCAGAAGAATTCCAGAAATCACGTGAAGCTAAAGATTCTGATTGGGAATTTGTAGTTAAGATGATGTGTATCATCAAAGACCTCATGAATGGAAATGATAATTTACCGGAGGGCTGCGAGGAAGAGAAAGTTGGCCACAATGCCCTTGCAGCAGGATTCCAGGGACAGAGGCAGTGGACAGACTTCTATCCAAACTGTGACTTCCCAGAGGCAATGCTTAACACATCCTTTGACTGGAATGGCGCAAGAGAGCCATATATCCTTGCAACAGAGAATGACGTTCTCAATGGCCTTGGAATGATGTTCAGTAAACTGCTTACAAATTCAGCCCAGATTTTTGCAGATGTACGTACATACTGGAGTCCTGAAGCGGTAAAGAAAGCGACAGGCGGCTATGAACTGGAAGGTAAGGCTAAAGAGGCGGCTGGGTTTATCCACCTGATTAACTCAGGGGCAGCATGCCTGGATGCAAATGGACAGGCAAAGGATGCCGATGGAAATGGCTGTATGAAGCCATGGTACGAGGTGACAGAGGCTGACCAGGACGCTATTATGAATGCAACAACCTGGAATTACGCAGATCTCGGCTACTTCAGAGGTGGCGGGTATTCCTCAAGGTTTGTTACAGAGGCTGAGATGCCTGTGACCATGATCCGTCTGAACCTTGTTAAAAACTTAGGGCCAATGCTCCAGATTGCAGAGGGTTGGACCGTAAAACTTCCTGAAGAAGTGACAGATGTACTCTGGAAGAGAACAGATTATACATGGCCATGTACATGGTTCGCACCAAGAGTGACAGGGGAAGGCGCTTTTGCCACAGCATATGATGTTATGAATAATTGGGGCGCAAACCATGGGGCAATCAGCTACGGCCATATTGGAGCTGACCTGATAACACTTTGCTCTATCTTAAGAATCCCGGTTGCAATGCACAATGTACCTGAGGAGAAGATTTTCAGGCCTGCATCATGGAATGCATTTGGACAGGATAAAGAAGGACAGGACTTCAGGGCTTGCCAGGCATACGGGCCACTGTACAAATCAATCAGATAA